TGACGATCTCGACCGGCGCGAAGGTCACCAGCAGACTGATCAGCGCTATCGTCCCTACCAACAATTGAACGATCCATACACCGGCCGGAAGCGTTGGCGGCAATCCTGGCAGCGGCTCTCGCAAGAGGAGGAAGCGGCGAAGCACAGCCATCAGGAACGCGTGTAACCCGAAGTTGCCTGCATGGGCACCCAGATAGGTGGGTGCCTGAAAATTTCGTGAGAAAACCTGCCAATCATCAGGGCGCTGCAGAAAGTAGGGCAGGGTGGTCAACAACAGCACCATGAGCCCGATCAGCAGAGTTCGCCAGGCCCTCAGTCGAACGACGAGGGGTGTAAACAGGGCCGAATTGCTCTTCCAAACCAGCGAGAGGATCCATGCACCTGAAAATGACAGAGACTCCCAGCCCTGCTTCTGATAGATCGCGGTGCCGTCTCCCTGATCGGATCTGTGGTCCTGCGCTGTACGAAACAGGCTGGCACCCATGATATAGAAAAGGGTTACCATAACCATGCTGAACTGCCCCATGAAGAGTTCCATGTAGAAGGGAGTAAAGGCCAGCCAGCCAGCCGCCACGATGGCGAACTGACGGGAAGTCCCGGCCAGTCGCCAGCTCAGCCACAGGTTGAACAGCAACAGCGCCTCGACGACAATAAGCCACAGCCAGTAGGCATCGGTTGGTCGAAACTGGGCAACGACGGGGCCAAGGGTGTAGGCAGCGAAGGGGATGTAGCGGTAGGGATATAGATAGGGCACTACTTCCTGCCAGCCGGTGGCATCGTAGATACTTGTCCCCTGGAGCGCATGGGTGCCTGCCAGGTAAATGGCGTAGAAATCAGCGCCCTGGCCTCGCCGGTGCAGGGCATCGTTGAAGAAGATGTTGAGAGATCCTGTGAAAATGGAGATCCAGAACAGCAGATGGACTGCGACAGCAACGGCGAGCAAGAGGTAGGGTCCGTATCTGGAAAACCAGCCGGCTTCTCCTGGTGTTTCGGCCGCGGCAAACTCCTCCCGGCTTTCCGTTGCGCTGGCGCGAAGGATTGCCTGTTCGATCATCACGGGCTCGCCACCTGATCGGTCCAGGGCACCAGGGCCAGGTAGGCCGGACGGGCGAAGTGTTCGCCCTGGCTGAGCAGTTCGATCTCCACTCCTGAGCGGGCATCGTTCGAAAGGGGCACCTGCACAGTCTGCCAGCCGTCAGATCCTCCCACCACATCCACGAGTTCTCCGTCGACCGATACCGCCAGTTCGACGCCTGGCCAGTCGCGGTGCAACAACTCGATTGCTAACGGGCCTTCACCAGAGGGTGCCAGCCGCACCCTCTCTGCTACGCCGGGATCCAGGCGCACAGTGGGACGGGGACGGGTGCTGGCATCTGCCATGGGCACAAAGTAATGGACTGCCGGCAGGGCGTTGCTGATGATCCAGGCAACGGTTGCAGGTTGTTCGCCGGCTGTTCCCTGCAGTTCGAGCAGTACCAGGCCCGACTCGTCAGGTGTCAGTTGTAAAGGGATATCCTGCCAATCTGCCAGCTCGCCCTGCAACTGGGAAACGAGTTGTCCATTCACCAGAACGTCCAGGGCGCTGTCCGGAGGCAGGAACGCGTGCAGAGAAGCTTCGGGATCACTGCCGGGCTCGAAGATGAGTTGCTGGGAGAATACTGTGGGCTGATCGCCAGTTTTCCACCAAACCGCCTCACGCGTCTCGCGTGCCTGGGAGGGTCCGAGTCCTCGCTGGAAGACGAAAGCACGAAATTCGTCTTCTTTCAGGATCGCTGTCGGCTCATACCGTTGGCGAAACCAGGGGGCTTCGACCAGGTTGTAAGGAACGGCGTCGTCATCGGCCGCGAGCACGATCAGGTCGGGCGCGTAACGCTGGATCGACCAGACCATCTTGTTGTAGGGCGCAATCTCGAGGTGGGCGATATCGGGCTGCATCAGGCCTGAAAAATCGGCGATTCTGCAATCGCTGATGTAGCCCATCAGGCCTATCTCGGCCATGCCCACCAGAGGACCGCCGCCGGCCTCGTTGCACATCGCCCGAAGTGCCTCGCCCGTCTGTCGATAAACATGTTCCCGAACGCGTAAATCGGGCCCGGGCCCCCGGATCAAGTAGCGCATGGCGAGCGGGATCGGGCGAAGAACCAGGGCCAGCAGGACCAGCGCGCCCACCCAAACAGTCGCGGTTGCCCAGCGGCTGCGGCCTAAGCGCTGACCTGACCAGGCGATCAGGGCAACCACGCCGTCAGCCGCCAGCAGGGCTGGTACAGATGCCAGGGGCACGTAGTACCAGAAATAGCTGCGCACGTCGAGCCAGGTGTGCGCGACGATATAGAGCAACGTCCATAACAGCAGAGGCAGGCGGTCCTCTCTGCGCCACCAGAGAGCGGTTGCCAAACCGAGCAGGGCCGCGATCGCGGCCAGCGACTGAATATCGAGCCAGAGAGAGGCCATGTCGAGCAGCCGAGCTCCCCAACGAGGAACCCCACCGCCCAATCCCTGGGTTGTCTTGGCCGCCAGGGTGTTGGGGATGGGAGATCCGTAATACAGCCATGAAAAGATCACCCAGGGCACGGTCAGGATCAAACCGACGGCCAGGGCGCGCCATGGCACTCGCCGGCGGGTGGCGATCCAGTGCAGTCCGATACTGAGTCCCACAAGGATGCCGTCAGGTCGAAAGAGAAAGGCGAGGGCGGCCGCAACGGCTGTTACCAGCAACCACGAGTCACCGGTCCCCCTCCTATCCTGTTGCAGGGCGCGCCGGTAGGCCGCAAAGGCAGCCAGGATCGCAGCCACATAAAGGGGGGTCTCCATGCCGAGGGCACTGGTGAGCGGTGGAAAGGTGAGGGTCAGTGAGACGGCAATCAGCGCTCCAAGGGCAGATAGGGCAGTTCGACCTGTAAGGCCCCAGCGATCGCCCAGTTTGGGGTAACGATCCACCCTGCTGAGATCGATCAGACAGGCACCGGCGAGAAAAACACCGACGCCGCTCAGGATCAGACCGAGAGCGACAAAATCCTGGCTCAAAAATGAAAGTGCAGCTAATACCAGCGCATAACCAGGGGTCGTGATGCTCAAGACTGCTTCGCCCGGGTTGAAGACAAAACCATGGCCGCTGGCCAGATTGCGGGCCACCCGGTAGGTGATGTAGGCATCGTCGACCAGGCCCAATCGCTTGATGTAGGCCAGATTGAGCAGGGTGAGGATCAGCAGCATGAGCCATGGAAGTGCCTGAAGCAACAGGCGCAGCCAGGGCGCGCCAGACGATGTGGCCGCGCTGGAATCAGGACTGGCTTGTATTGTTTCGCCGGAGGGAGGCACCAGGCTAGCCATTGGCTTCTCTCTCCTGCATCACTTCCCGGTAGACTGCCAGGGTTTCGGCTGCGCAGCGATCCCAGGAGAATCGGGCTGCTCGTTCCAGGCCTCTTTCTCTAAGCTCGTTTGCCTGGTTGGGATCCCCCAGGACATCGGCCATCGCTTTTGCTAGCGCGTCCGTGTCGGTAGGATCAACCTGAACAGCAGCGTCGCCTACCACCTCCGGCAGCGATGCTGCGTTGGAGCAGACGACCGGAGTGCCGCAGGCCATGGCTTCCAGGGGAGGCAGGCCGAATCCCTCGTAGAGCGTCGGAAACACAAAGAGTGAAGCCGCGCTGTAGAGGGCCGGAACATCGTTGTCGTCCACATAACCGGGAAAGATTACCCGGTCGGTTAGCCCGCGCCCCTCGACAGCCTCGAAGATGTCACTCTCCCGCCACTGGGCTTTGCCGGCGACCACCAGTTTGACCTGATCGAACTGGGGCAGGTGTGCCACGGCTGAGAACGCCTCGACCAATCGCGCCATATTTTTTCGGGGCTGAAGATTGCCCAGAGCCAGCACAAAGGGTGAGGGACCTGTTCCATACCTTTCGCGGACAGCATCCAGGGCCGACCTGTCGACCACCGGCTTGAAGTGATCGGCGGCTGCCTCGTAGGTGACGGCGATCTTCTCAGCCGGTATCCCGTAGCGGTCCATGATCTCCCGTTTGGCGTGTTGGCTGACAGTGATGACGCGGGCTGCCCGGCGAATACTGGGAGGTACCAGGGTTCTCAGGATGGCCTGATCTCTCGGCGAGAAGAATTGGGGATAGCGCTCGAATGCAATATCGTGAACGGTAACCACCGTAGGGCAGGGGGTGATTGGAGGGGCATTGTAGGTCACATGAAGCAGATCGAACCGGTGGCGCCGTGCTGTCAACGGCAGGCTCAAGGGGATACGCAGAAGAGCATTGCCGGGACGCAAGGTTCTGATCTCGGCATGGGAAGGAAGGCTGGCCAGACGGGTGCGAAGCCGTTCAGGATGGGGACTGAGCAGGGAGAGCCGTACTGGATCCAGGTCGCGCGAGCCTGCTTCCTGAGTGATTCGAAGCAATCCACGCACCAGGTTCAGCGTATAGGTCTCGTTTCCCGTTTCGTTTTCGCCCACCATGTGGGCATCAATCGCGACATGCATGTTAGGGATGGGCACCTGCTCAGAAATTGAATCGCTGCAGCGGCGCTAAAGGCCCGATGAGTTTCTTTTGAATCATAGCAGGGAAACCGGGTTGACCGGAGGTGTTGGCTCAGACCGCGGCTTCAAGGCTTGCCGAATCACTCCTGTATAAGCGCGCCAGTTTTCCTTCCAGCGATTCCGTTGGGCGCCACTGGTCAAAACAATCATGCCCGCACTGACGGAGGCACGAAATCCCATACCGACAATCGTAATCGCCCGCACGGCAAGCTCGGTGGTTCGTCCCTCGAATTTGCCAAAATAGCGAAAATGGGAACGGAATCCCAGGGGCAACAGGTCGCCCCGGGCTTGAGCAACGGCCTGTTTGCCGTGGTGAACGACCTGGGCATCGGGCGTGAAAAAGATGCGATAGCCCCGTTCCCTGGCGCGCCGACACCAATCCAATTCCTCGACGTACATCCAGTAGGCCTCGTCGAAGGAGCCTACCTCATTCCAGACCTCGCGACGGATTGCCAGCGCGCAACCCTGGACCCAATCCACCTCCAGCTCTGTGTCCCGGTTGAAACCGCCCAATTCCCGACGCGCGAATAAGGGACTTCGAGGCCAAATCACGCTGAGGAAGGCCGCCTCACAGAAAAGATCCCATAGGGTGGGAAAGCGAAACGAGGCCGCTTGCCAGGAGCCATCCGGATTCAGTACATTGGGACCAACAGCCGCAGCCTGCGGCTTATTCCGCAGAAAGGTTGCAAGGCCGTTGAGGGCGCCGGGTAATAAATAGGCATCCGGATTGAGCAGAAAGAGATTGTGGCCGTTTGACCGGGTGATGGCCTGATTGTTGGCGGCTGCGAACCCCAGGTTTCGTTGGTTCGCGAGCAGTCGAACCTGGGGAAACTCGTCCTCTAACATGGCGATGCTGCCATCGGACGAAGCATTATCGACGACGATGACCTCCACCGACAATCTGGCAGAGCTGCCATGCGGTTGTCCGCCGGAGCAGGGCCTCGAATCCGACAGGGTGCCATCGGGATCGACGATCGTCACGTCTGGCTGGGAGAAAATCGAGCTCAAACATGCTCTCAGCAGATCCCGGGTGTTCCAATTGACGATGATGATCGAAAAATCGGGATCGGCACCTTCTGTCACCTCGCCTGGTATCATAGCTTGAGTCAGCCTTCTGCTCTCTTCGGTTCAACGCTGGCCGGTCTGGCGTAGGCGTCCAGGTGGAAGGCGAAACCGGCCATCAGCCAAAGGTAACTGGCAACCAGGAAATTCTGCATCAAGGGTGTGACAGTGAAAACAGCCAACATGCCGATCCATGCAACCAGCGCCACCTCGGTCAGCATCTGGGCTTCCAGATCGCCGCGTTGCTTTTGTCGTTTTCGAAGGCGCCAGAGTGTTGCAATCAGAGACAGAAAAAAGAGCATCAGGAGCAACATGCCGAAGATGCCCATCTCCATACCGAATTGCAGATAGGTGCTTTCCGTGTGCTCGATCTCCAGCGGTATCTCTGATTCTCTCTGAAAACGCAGCGCTCGCGGCCCTGCCATGCCCATACCGGTGCCAACGGGGTTCTCTGTCACGAAATTTACGGCATATACCAGGGAGTCCACATGTCCGAGTGCGGCAGGATCCTGGCCCGTGAGACCGCGCCAGACCCGTTGCCCAAATCCTGAGACCACGACACCGACCAGGGCGAGGATGATCAGTGCCACCAGGCCGGCCATGACCAACTTATTGGAGGTGATCTCGCGCCAGGTACGTTTCAACCCTCGATCGTAAAGATAGATGGCTGCGCCGGCCAGGATCGAGGCGCCAAGGGCCACGAGTCCGCCACGGCTATAGGTCAAGAGCAGACAGGCGCCATACAGCAGGATCAAGGCAAGCAACGGCAGGGTGCTGCCCAACCGGTAGCGGGACCGCAGCGACTGGTTATCCCCCGCCACCTGGCCCTGCTGCCCCATGTAGAGCAGGGCATAGCCACACAGCAGGATGAACAGATTGAGATAGATTGCCAGCTGGTTAGGACCGGTAACGGTGGAGATCGCCCGGGGGCGGGGCTGGGCATCCCGCAGGGCTGTTTTGAAGGCAAACGGCAGGTTGCCGAACTCATCCACGTAGCCGAGCTGTACCATGGTGGCAAAATCGATAAACAGAGCCTGGTAAATGCCGTAAGCCGCCACAAGAGCTGCCACCAATGCCAGCACGATCAACAGGCGTCGAAGGTCCCGTCTCGAATAAGGCATGAGGCGAGCCAGGAAAAGCAGAGCGATGGGTTCAAAGTAGTTGCGGAAGCCGAAAACACCGATCTCACCGGTGGCAGCCACAACGATATAGGCCGCCGAAAGCAGCGCCAACGCCACTAACCAGAGGTCAAAATGGTAAACCTTGTAGCGAATGCGACGCTCCGGTTTGGTGAGATGCTGCAGAATCATGACGGCGAACAGCAAGAGGATCAGACCCTCTTTCCACAGGGAGAACAGGGTAATCCGGCTGGCCGCCCATCCCCATTGCCAGGTGAGGATTCGCTGAATGCCCTCGTGGAATGGCAGTAGCACCACCAGTGCGCCAAGACTCCCAAAGGGGTAGCGCCATGTGATTACAAGGCTGGCCAGCGCCACCAGGACCAGCACCGCCCACATGGGATTGAGAAATATCAGAACCGCGAGGATCGCCAGGCCCAACAGCAGAATCGTCGGCCAGAGTAGCGCCCTGGGTGATTGTTGTCCGGCAGAGGTTTGCGAGGTCATTGTTCGTCGCTATTGTACGTAACCAAGGCCGCGCAGGCGCTCGTCGATCAACAGTTGCTGCCCGCTGTCATAGTCGGTGCCCGACCCGGTCTCACCTGTTCCCTGGGCAAAGTGTACCGGATGCTCAGCCAGCCAGTCCTCCTGGAACGCTTCTGCCAATACCCGACCATCCATATCATCGGGCACCTGCAGCCCAAGGTAGTGAAGTATCGTCGGTGCCAGATCCCACAGGATGCCCTCCTGGAACTGGGAATCGGGGTGGATGCCGGGCCCTGACAATACGAAAATACCGTGAAGTCGATGGCCACCGTTGTTAAGGTTGGGGCTCAGTGGCCGGACCGGTGGCGGCGCCTGACCTGCCTGTGGCAAATAGATGCCCCGGATGACGCGCGTTTCTTGCCAGCGGATAAGGATATCGGGCGATTTGTGCAGGTTCGGCCCGTGATAAACAGCTTCCCTTCTGATTGCCTGCTTCAACACCGGCTCATGATCCTGCAGGTCGCGGCTGGCATGGAGTTTTTCGATGATCTCGTCGCGCAGTGCCTGGTACTGCGATGGCGGCACGATGCCACCCGGCTCGCGCCCTTCCAGGTTTATCCACAGATCATCTCTGGCGCCATAGGCATAGGCCCGGGTTCGGCTCCAGTCGATGTTGCCAAAGGTCATGGCCATTTCCATCCGCTCACGGACGCCTGGCAACAGTTTCACCAGCTTGAGCTTGGCATCCCGGGAAAGATTGCGGTCCACTAAATCATATCCCCACCTGAGTGGCATCATGGCGAGCTGTTCGATCTTTTGCACCAGGCCTGTTTCAAGTCCCGCTTCATCCACGTAGTGCAACAGGCCGATGCTGGCAAGCCAATCGTTGAGGTATTCTGCACCCCGTTGGTTGAACCCCCCGCCGTGGTCGCTCATCAGCATGATGGCAGCGTCGGGCGCCAGCGATGACAGTTCTCCCACGATTCC
Above is a window of Chloroflexota bacterium DNA encoding:
- a CDS encoding alkaline phosphatase family protein — protein: MSSGPRLLIIGLDGATFDLITPWISEGKLPNIARLIETGSSARLRSVPNQNSAPAWSSFATGKNPGKHGIYYFDERIEGTYNKRYLNGGFRQGESWWRLASQAGKTVGVVNVPMSYPAETVQGVILAGLDAPGLDSPNFSYPPELIQELQANVGDYIIEPGIPSYMKMGRRDLAEQAIFEAAEKRLAYVSYLMNSRSWDVFHVTFTATDAAHHFFWKDMDPTHPEHDPVEAVRFGDTIERVYRRMDGIVGELSSLAPDAAIMLMSDHGGGFNQRGAEYLNDWLASIGLLHYVDEAGLETGLVQKIEQLAMMPLRWGYDLVDRNLSRDAKLKLVKLLPGVRERMEMAMTFGNIDWSRTRAYAYGARDDLWINLEGREPGGIVPPSQYQALRDEIIEKLHASRDLQDHEPVLKQAIRREAVYHGPNLHKSPDILIRWQETRVIRGIYLPQAGQAPPPVRPLSPNLNNGGHRLHGIFVLSGPGIHPDSQFQEGILWDLAPTILHYLGLQVPDDMDGRVLAEAFQEDWLAEHPVHFAQGTGETGSGTDYDSGQQLLIDERLRGLGYVQ
- a CDS encoding glycosyltransferase family 2 protein, which encodes MIPGEVTEGADPDFSIIIVNWNTRDLLRACLSSIFSQPDVTIVDPDGTLSDSRPCSGGQPHGSSARLSVEVIVVDNASSDGSIAMLEDEFPQVRLLANQRNLGFAAANNQAITRSNGHNLFLLNPDAYLLPGALNGLATFLRNKPQAAAVGPNVLNPDGSWQAASFRFPTLWDLFCEAAFLSVIWPRSPLFARRELGGFNRDTELEVDWVQGCALAIRREVWNEVGSFDEAYWMYVEELDWCRRARERGYRIFFTPDAQVVHHGKQAVAQARGDLLPLGFRSHFRYFGKFEGRTTELAVRAITIVGMGFRASVSAGMIVLTSGAQRNRWKENWRAYTGVIRQALKPRSEPTPPVNPVSLL
- a CDS encoding glycosyltransferase family 1 protein; protein product: MHVAIDAHMVGENETGNETYTLNLVRGLLRITQEAGSRDLDPVRLSLLSPHPERLRTRLASLPSHAEIRTLRPGNALLRIPLSLPLTARRHRFDLLHVTYNAPPITPCPTVVTVHDIAFERYPQFFSPRDQAILRTLVPPSIRRAARVITVSQHAKREIMDRYGIPAEKIAVTYEAAADHFKPVVDRSALDAVRERYGTGPSPFVLALGNLQPRKNMARLVEAFSAVAHLPQFDQVKLVVAGKAQWRESDIFEAVEGRGLTDRVIFPGYVDDNDVPALYSAASLFVFPTLYEGFGLPPLEAMACGTPVVCSNAASLPEVVGDAAVQVDPTDTDALAKAMADVLGDPNQANELRERGLERAARFSWDRCAAETLAVYREVMQEREANG
- a CDS encoding O-antigen ligase family protein encodes the protein MTSQTSAGQQSPRALLWPTILLLGLAILAVLIFLNPMWAVLVLVALASLVITWRYPFGSLGALVVLLPFHEGIQRILTWQWGWAASRITLFSLWKEGLILLLFAVMILQHLTKPERRIRYKVYHFDLWLVALALLSAAYIVVAATGEIGVFGFRNYFEPIALLFLARLMPYSRRDLRRLLIVLALVAALVAAYGIYQALFIDFATMVQLGYVDEFGNLPFAFKTALRDAQPRPRAISTVTGPNQLAIYLNLFILLCGYALLYMGQQGQVAGDNQSLRSRYRLGSTLPLLALILLYGACLLLTYSRGGLVALGASILAGAAIYLYDRGLKRTWREITSNKLVMAGLVALIILALVGVVVSGFGQRVWRGLTGQDPAALGHVDSLVYAVNFVTENPVGTGMGMAGPRALRFQRESEIPLEIEHTESTYLQFGMEMGIFGMLLLMLFFLSLIATLWRLRKRQKQRGDLEAQMLTEVALVAWIGMLAVFTVTPLMQNFLVASYLWLMAGFAFHLDAYARPASVEPKRAEG